The stretch of DNA TCCCGCGGATTTCAGCTTGCTGAACGCCAGTTCGTTCAAGGCCTTTTCCACATCGGATCCCCGAATCATATCCGCCACCAACCGGCATTTCTGCGGAGACACGCGAGCGAATTTCAAAGTTGCTGATACTTGCACCTTCTTCTCCGTTAATGCGGTCTAGCGCGCCCTTCTGTCGGCGGCATGACCTCGGAACGTCCGTGTCGCGGCAAATTCACCCAGCTTGTGACCGACCATGTTCTCGTTGATCAGAACGGGGACATGCTGCTTGCCGTTGTGTATCGCGATGGTCAATCCCACCATCTCGGGCACCACCATGCTGCGGCGTGACCATACCTTTATCGGCCGGCGGTCACCCTTCTCGGCGGCCACCCGCACCTTTTTCATGACGAACTCGTCCACATAGGGACCTTTTCTCAGAGACCTAGGCAAGGCATTACCCTCTCATCACTTTCTGTTACGACGTCGAACAATCAGCCGGTCGGTACGCTTGTTCTTGCGAGTCTTGAAACCCTTGGTGGGCATTCCCCAGGGAGAAACGGGATGCCTGCCACCCGAGGTGCGTCCCTCGCCCCCGCCGTGAGGGTGATCGACCGGATTCATGGCGACACCCCTTACGGTGGGTCTCACACCCCGCCACCGTTTGGCGCCGGCCTTTCCAAGTTTCTCGAGGTTATGCTCCGAGTTACCGACTTCACCCAAGGTTGCGCGGCAATCCGCAAGAACCTTTCTCATCTCTCCCGAACGCAGCCTCAATGTTGCATATGCGCCTTCCCGGGCAACAACCTGCACACCCGCACCTGCGCTCCTTGCCATCTGGGCCCCCTTACCGGGCTTCATCTCCACACAGTGGACGATGGATCCGACGGGAATATTTCTCAGCGGCAACGCGTTCCCGATCTTTATCGGCGCCTCGAGCCCCGACACCACCTGATCTCCCGACGCAACGCCGCGCGGCGCGACGATATACCTTCTTTCACCGTCGGCGTAAAGCAGCAGGGCAATATTCGCACTTCGATTCGGATCGTATTCGATGCGCTCAACCCTGGCGTCC from Gammaproteobacteria bacterium encodes:
- the rpsS gene encoding 30S ribosomal protein S19: MPRSLRKGPYVDEFVMKKVRVAAEKGDRRPIKVWSRRSMVVPEMVGLTIAIHNGKQHVPVLINENMVGHKLGEFAATRTFRGHAADRRAR
- the rplB gene encoding 50S ribosomal protein L2; the protein is MAVKKAKPTSPGRRFTVKVVGEGLHKGDPHKPLLAPKSNNGGRNNSGRITKRHTGGGHKQRYRTIDFKRDKDGVDARVERIEYDPNRSANIALLLYADGERRYIVAPRGVASGDQVVSGLEAPIKIGNALPLRNIPVGSIVHCVEMKPGKGAQMARSAGAGVQVVAREGAYATLRLRSGEMRKVLADCRATLGEVGNSEHNLEKLGKAGAKRWRGVRPTVRGVAMNPVDHPHGGGEGRTSGGRHPVSPWGMPTKGFKTRKNKRTDRLIVRRRNRK